A portion of the Gossypium arboreum isolate Shixiya-1 chromosome 8, ASM2569848v2, whole genome shotgun sequence genome contains these proteins:
- the LOC108455121 gene encoding uncharacterized protein LOC108455121, whose amino-acid sequence MSTRKGIRGRGRGRGSARAGSSASGHMPDIEAREAPTSPVAETGSFDLAARDDILFQVKLHILERVAGTAGSSTIAGGRGSVTERLGSNGAEIFRGVSRVAPSVAEYWLEAIKRILDDLGCTPEQKLKGVVSLLRDESYQWWLTVKEGTFSDRLTWEFFKSTFQENYVGASYVDARRKEFLNLVQGDRSVADLRVLIALQRKQDFIALVEKAKIAEEVKRVESQNWEKERRRDKRDLEPFNSDRRPKRNARIEGLVRIRAPVAVTGSQPCAGCESYNQGDCRKRNGTSFKCGLVEQFVRDCPQRPWWM is encoded by the exons ATGAGCACTAGAAAGGGTATAAGAGGCCGCGGAAGAGGCCGTGGAAGTGCTAGAGCTGGATCATCGGCATCGGGGCACATGCCAGACATTGAGGCGAGGGAAGCACCAACTTCACCTGTGGCTGAGACAGGGTCGTTCGATCTAGCTGCTAGGGATGACATACTGTTCCAGGTGAAACTTCatattttggaaagggttgctggtaCTGCTGGGTCTAGTACTATTGCTGGGGGTCGTGGGTCGGTTACAGAACGACTAGGATCAAATGGAGCAGAGATCTTTAGGGGAGTTTCTAGGGTGGCCCCTAGTGTGGCAGAATACTGGTTGGAGGCTATCAAAAGAATTTTGGATGACCTCGGCTGCACTCCAGAACAAAAGTTGAAAGGTGTCGTGTCCTTGCTGAGGGATGAATCTTACCAATGGTGGCTTACGGTAAAAGAGGGTACCTTTTCTGATCGATTGACCTGGGAGTTCTTCAAGTCAACATTTCAGGAAAATTATGTGGGCGCCAGCTATGTCGATGCTCGTAGGAAGGAATTTCTGAATTTGGTTCAAGGTGACAGATCTGTGGCTGA CCTCCGAGTGTTGATAGCTCTACAGAGGAAGCAGGACTTTATCGCGTTAGTAGAGAAAGCTAAGATtgctgaggaggtaaagcgcgTCGAGAGTCAGAActgggaaaaagaaaggagaagggATAAGAGGGATTTAGAACCCTTCAATTCGGATCGTAGGCCTAAGAGAAATGCCAGAATAGAAGGGCTTGTTCGGATTAGGGCCCCTGTTGCTGTTACTGGATCACAGCCTTGTGCGGGATGTGAGAGCTACAATCAGGGTGACTGTCGGAAAAGGAATGGGACGTCTTTCAAGTGTGGATTAGTGGAGCAGTTTGTGAGAGATTGTCCACAGAGGCCTTGGTGGATGTAG